GTCTATCAAAAGGTATATCAAAATTATTTGAATTTTTTTTAAGAGCCATAGTAGAGAGATAAGATAATATTTTTTCTCTTATAGATTTTTTTGTAATATGTTCTATTTTTTCTGTAAGTAAAATATTTTTCTTAAGGGAAATTGCAAAAATATTTGATAGAAATTTATTTATTTCAATATCTATACAAGTTGAATTTAAAGAAAAATTAGAAAAATCTAAAAATAAAATTGTAGTTTCACAAGAAGTTTCTACAGCAATATTTAGGGGTAAAGATTTTGAAATAGCAAAAACTTCTCCAAAAATATTTCCTTTGACAAATTTATTTAAAATATTTCTATTTCCCCAATAATCTTCTTTTATAATATTTATTTCACCTGATAAAATAATTCCAATTTTATCAATAGGTTTTCCAATTTCAAAAACAAAATTATTTTTTGAGAATTTTTTTTCATAACCATTAAAAAATTTTAAAACTTTTAATATTTCTTCATCATTTAGATTAAAAAAGAGAGGTAATCTTTTTAAAAATTCTATTTTTTCTTTCATATATCCTCCTAATAAATTTTTTTAAAAATATTATATCATAAATAAATGTTGCTTGTGCAACATACTAGAATAGATATAAAGATTATAATATAAAAAAAGTTAGAGGAGGAGTAGATGGAAAATAAAATGTTTTGTTATCAATGCCAAGAAACAGCTGGATGTAAAGGTTGTACAATGATAGGAGTTTGTGGAAAGAAACCTGAAACGGCAAATCTTCAAGACTTATTAATATATACAGTAAAAGGTGTGGCAATTTTTAGTTCAATAGTTAGAAAAAAAGGAAATGGACAAGAATTATTAGAAAAAATAGTAAATAGATATTTAATAAATTCTTTATTTATAACTATTACTAATGCTAATTTTGATGATGTAGCTATTATTGAAGAGATAAAAAAAGGAATAAAATTAAGAGAAGAATTAAAAAAATTATTATCTGATGAAGAAATTGAAAGTGTAAAAAAATATGGAGAGGAAATTTTAAATTGGAATTTAGAAACAACTTCTGAAATATTAGAGTATTCTAAAAGAAAAGAGGTTGGAGTTTTAAGAACAGAAAATGAAGATATAAAATCTTTGAGAGAACTTTTAACTTATGGATTAAAAGGTATGGGAGCTTATGCTGAACATGCTATGAATTTAGGAAAAGTAAATGAGGAAATCTTTTCGTTTATAGAAAGAGCTTTATTAGCAACTATAGATGATAATTTAACAGTAGAAGAATTAATAAATCTTGTATTAGAATGTGGAAATTATGGAGTAAAAGTAATGGCTCTATTAGATGAAGCAAATACTTCTACTTTTGGAAATCCTCAAATAACAAAAGTTAATATAGGAGTTGGAAATAAACCTGGAATACTTATTAGTGGACATGACTTAAATGATTTAAGACAATTATTGGAACAAAGTAAAGATAGTGGTGTAGATATATATACTCACTCAGAAATGTTACCAGGACATTATTATCCAGAATTAAAAAAATATTCTCATCTTGTTGGAAATTATGGAAATGCTTGGTGGAAACAAAAAGAGGAATTTGAAAAATTCAACGG
This genomic window from Fusobacterium sp. FSA-380-WT-3A contains:
- a CDS encoding Crp/Fnr family transcriptional regulator; translation: MKEKIEFLKRLPLFFNLNDEEILKVLKFFNGYEKKFSKNNFVFEIGKPIDKIGIILSGEINIIKEDYWGNRNILNKFVKGNIFGEVFAISKSLPLNIAVETSCETTILFLDFSNFSLNSTCIDIEINKFLSNIFAISLKKNILLTEKIEHITKKSIREKILSYLSTMALKKNSNNFDIPFDRQELADYLSVERSALSRELSSMKKDGIIDYKKNNFILHK
- the hcp gene encoding hydroxylamine reductase, whose protein sequence is MENKMFCYQCQETAGCKGCTMIGVCGKKPETANLQDLLIYTVKGVAIFSSIVRKKGNGQELLEKIVNRYLINSLFITITNANFDDVAIIEEIKKGIKLREELKKLLSDEEIESVKKYGEEILNWNLETTSEILEYSKRKEVGVLRTENEDIKSLRELLTYGLKGMGAYAEHAMNLGKVNEEIFSFIERALLATIDDNLTVEELINLVLECGNYGVKVMALLDEANTSTFGNPQITKVNIGVGNKPGILISGHDLNDLRQLLEQSKDSGVDIYTHSEMLPGHYYPELKKYSHLVGNYGNAWWKQKEEFEKFNGPIVFTTNCIVPPTQNSSYVGKVFTTNAAGYPGWKKIKEDENGVKDFSEVIELAKKSLPPTEIETGEIIGGFAHNQVLALADKVVEAIKSGAIKKFVVMAGCDGRMKSRDYYTEFAKALPKDTVILTAGCAKYKYNKLDLGDIEGIPRVLDAGQCNDSYSLAVIALKLKEVFGLEDINQLPIVYNIAWYEQKAVIVLLALLYLGVKNIHLGPTLPAFLSPNIIKVLVENFGIGGITTVEEDMKKFFEN